One genomic segment of Ferrimonas sp. YFM includes these proteins:
- the argF gene encoding ornithine carbamoyltransferase gives MNNFIDPIDFTNEQLLDLAELSLMLKSFDKVGACPELLKGKSLGMIFEESSTRTRISFEVAMTKLGGHALYLRPGEIHMGTGYESLYDTAKVVSRFCDIVCARVHEHDDMLEFAKHVDIPLINAMTWTLHPCQVLSDLMTILEHKPKEKELSDLTVAWIGDTSDYECVANNHAQFLTRFGIKLYHVSPEGFRLTGENLERAQNAAEAGGGQFIVTEDAEAAIRDADFVYTGTLWYHGQEDDAERRKSIFIPNFQVNEAVFRKGPDHMKFMHYLPAIRNAEVTDWVMDHDRSIIFDQAENRMYSEMALLVSMLQTEEKPRMKAHAENVVKEFLMSRNL, from the coding sequence ATGAATAACTTTATTGATCCCATCGACTTCACTAACGAGCAACTTCTGGATCTGGCCGAGTTGTCTCTGATGCTGAAAAGTTTCGACAAGGTTGGCGCCTGTCCAGAGCTGCTCAAAGGAAAGTCCTTAGGGATGATCTTTGAGGAATCCTCCACCCGCACCCGCATCTCCTTCGAAGTGGCCATGACCAAACTGGGCGGTCACGCCCTCTACCTGAGACCCGGTGAGATCCACATGGGAACCGGTTATGAGTCTCTCTACGATACCGCCAAAGTGGTTTCCCGTTTTTGTGACATCGTCTGCGCCCGGGTGCACGAGCATGACGACATGCTGGAGTTTGCCAAGCATGTGGACATCCCGCTGATCAACGCCATGACCTGGACTCTGCATCCCTGCCAGGTGCTGTCCGACCTGATGACCATCCTTGAGCACAAGCCAAAGGAGAAGGAGCTGTCCGACCTGACCGTCGCCTGGATTGGCGATACCTCAGATTATGAGTGCGTTGCCAACAACCACGCCCAGTTCCTGACTCGCTTTGGCATCAAGCTGTACCACGTCTCCCCTGAAGGCTTCCGCCTGACCGGTGAGAACCTGGAGCGGGCGCAGAATGCCGCAGAGGCTGGTGGTGGCCAGTTCATTGTCACCGAGGACGCCGAAGCCGCCATACGCGACGCTGATTTCGTTTACACCGGCACCCTCTGGTATCACGGCCAGGAAGACGATGCCGAGCGCCGTAAGAGCATCTTTATTCCCAACTTCCAGGTCAACGAAGCCGTCTTCCGCAAAGGGCCGGACCACATGAAGTTCATGCACTACCTGCCCGCCATCCGCAACGCCGAGGTCACCGACTGGGTGATGGATCACGACCGCAGCATCATCTTCGACCAGGCGGAAAACCGCATGTACTCCGAGATGGCGCTGTTGGTCTCCATGCTGCAGACCGAAGAGAAGCCCAGGATGAAAGCCCACGCGGAAAACGTTGTTAAAGAGTTTCTGATGTCACGGAATCTGTGA
- the aguA gene encoding agmatine deiminase → MSRTLSTTPREDGFRMPAEWEPHSGCWLIWPENSDNWRLGAKPVQQKFIEVASIIAESEPVTVCASPAQYRNARARLPEHVRVVELEHKDAWARDAGPTFLINDQGDLRGVHWQFNAYGGLSEGLHFPWNHCELAGQKILEMERADRYRPEIVLEGGSIHVDGEGTVVTTEECLLNPNRNPDLSKEQVETYLEDYLNISKVIWLENGLYEDETDGHVDNVCCFLAPGVVALAWTDDESDPQYALSKRCLDILESETDAQGRKLKVVKFPQPKPIIYSEEECFGIDMDEYAEPRQPGDRTGATYLNFYIGNNIVLYPTFNDANDQVVHNILEDYFPNRKVVGIFAREIILGGGNIHCITQQQPKA, encoded by the coding sequence ATGTCTAGAACTCTGAGTACAACGCCTCGGGAAGATGGATTTCGCATGCCTGCGGAATGGGAACCTCATTCTGGTTGTTGGCTGATTTGGCCAGAGAACAGTGATAACTGGAGGCTGGGGGCCAAACCCGTTCAGCAGAAGTTTATCGAGGTGGCCAGCATCATCGCCGAGTCGGAGCCAGTGACTGTGTGCGCTTCACCGGCCCAGTACCGCAACGCCAGGGCTCGACTGCCTGAGCATGTGAGGGTGGTGGAGCTGGAGCACAAGGATGCCTGGGCACGGGATGCGGGACCGACGTTTCTGATAAACGATCAGGGAGATCTGCGTGGTGTACATTGGCAGTTCAACGCCTATGGCGGCCTGTCCGAAGGCCTGCACTTTCCCTGGAATCATTGTGAGCTGGCGGGGCAGAAGATCCTGGAGATGGAGCGGGCGGACAGATACCGGCCGGAGATCGTCCTGGAGGGGGGCAGCATCCATGTTGACGGTGAAGGCACCGTGGTGACCACCGAAGAGTGTCTGCTCAATCCCAACCGCAATCCAGACCTCTCCAAGGAGCAGGTGGAGACGTACCTCGAGGACTATCTCAACATCTCCAAGGTTATCTGGCTGGAAAACGGACTGTACGAAGATGAGACCGACGGTCATGTGGACAACGTATGCTGTTTCCTGGCCCCTGGGGTGGTCGCCCTCGCATGGACCGACGATGAGAGTGACCCGCAATATGCATTGTCCAAGCGCTGCCTGGATATTCTCGAATCGGAAACTGATGCCCAGGGAAGAAAATTAAAAGTGGTCAAGTTCCCTCAGCCAAAACCCATTATTTATAGCGAAGAGGAGTGTTTTGGCATCGACATGGATGAATATGCCGAGCCAAGGCAACCCGGTGATAGAACGGGGGCCACTTACCTTAATTTCTATATAGGTAACAACATCGTTTTATATCCGACCTTTAATGATGCAAACGACCAAGTAGTTCATAACATCCTTGAAGATTATTTCCCCAACCGCAAGGTGGTGGGTATCTTTGCCCGGGAAATTATATTGGGTGGCGGGAATATCCACTGTATTACTCAGCAACAACCAAAAGCGTAA
- a CDS encoding TetR/AcrR family transcriptional regulator gives MKQTKDERIQRIQDALMRLARSHNINNISIYDIASEAHMSSSTIYSYYPNVESLMYVMMTKVFDDFIEVTRTCLDDKCIEHWKDINRHIEYSLMEYCDNNPLAKKLLYSQHPFVSIKEASKDIDQQLGVEIEKQYARFFKLPELPTGINIFTIALEAGDSLYFSQDEEGKPVPKHIIEESIKLTERYLSYYLPEYLPRK, from the coding sequence ATGAAGCAGACTAAGGATGAGAGAATTCAGCGGATTCAGGATGCGCTGATGCGACTGGCGAGGTCGCACAATATCAATAATATCTCCATCTACGACATCGCCTCTGAGGCGCATATGTCCTCCTCAACCATCTACAGTTACTACCCCAATGTTGAGTCACTGATGTACGTGATGATGACCAAGGTGTTTGATGATTTTATCGAGGTCACCCGGACCTGTCTGGACGATAAGTGCATCGAACATTGGAAGGATATTAACCGTCACATCGAGTATTCACTGATGGAGTATTGCGATAACAATCCTCTTGCCAAGAAACTATTGTACAGCCAGCACCCTTTTGTCTCGATAAAAGAGGCATCCAAAGATATCGACCAGCAATTGGGTGTTGAGATCGAGAAGCAGTATGCGCGCTTCTTTAAATTGCCCGAGTTACCCACCGGTATCAATATATTCACTATTGCTTTGGAAGCCGGCGACAGCCTCTATTTTTCTCAGGATGAAGAGGGTAAACCTGTTCCAAAACACATCATTGAAGAATCGATAAAGTTGACTGAAAGATACCTGAGTTATTACTTACCAGAGTATCTTCCCAGAAAATAA
- a CDS encoding lactoylglutathione lyase family protein — protein MTQQFPRTFSHIGISVPDLEAAVKFYTEVMGWYLIMEPAEVTEDDSAIGIMCNDVFGPGWGSFKIAHLATGDKIGIELFEFPNAQNPENNFEFWKTGVFHFSVQDPDLEGLVEKILAAGGKQRMPVRYYYPGEKPYRMVYMEDPFGNILEIYSHSYELTYSSGAY, from the coding sequence ATGACTCAGCAATTTCCCCGTACCTTCTCCCACATCGGCATCTCAGTCCCTGATCTGGAGGCGGCCGTTAAATTCTACACCGAGGTGATGGGTTGGTATCTCATTATGGAACCGGCCGAGGTGACCGAGGATGACAGCGCCATCGGCATCATGTGCAACGATGTGTTCGGCCCGGGCTGGGGCAGCTTCAAGATTGCCCACCTGGCCACCGGCGACAAGATTGGCATCGAGCTGTTTGAGTTCCCCAATGCACAGAACCCGGAGAACAACTTTGAATTCTGGAAAACCGGCGTGTTTCACTTCTCGGTTCAGGATCCCGATCTGGAAGGCTTGGTGGAGAAGATTCTGGCTGCCGGCGGCAAGCAGCGTATGCCGGTACGTTACTACTATCCGGGTGAGAAGCCTTACCGCATGGTGTACATGGAAGACCCCTTCGGCAACATCCTGGAGATCTACAGCCACAGTTATGAGCTGACCTACTCATCCGGCGCCTACTGA
- a CDS encoding LysR family transcriptional regulator, with protein MLNLIWLQTYVTLVETGHFTRTAEKLAMTQPGVSQHVRKLESHFNQTLLQREGKSFQLTRAGREVYQQAQRTLAELSQLEQHLATDNPFSGPIRFASPGSLGLKLYPELLGMQQQHPGLTIEYTFAPNEGVERELLNRNLDLGLITRLGDKPDLAYRPFGEEPLYLVTPAEVTNPSWEDLMRLGYNEHPDGEHHISMLLGANFKEFQQLSQLPKRGFCNHIGMLLAPVAKGLSFTVLPKYAVEAFAELEKVAIHPLETPVCEPIYLVYRRHQPQPTRVRHVIDTIEPLLNP; from the coding sequence ATGCTGAATCTCATCTGGCTGCAAACCTACGTGACCCTGGTGGAAACCGGCCACTTCACCCGCACCGCCGAAAAGCTGGCCATGACTCAGCCTGGCGTCAGCCAACATGTGCGCAAGCTGGAATCTCATTTCAATCAGACCCTGCTGCAGCGGGAGGGCAAGAGCTTTCAACTGACCCGGGCAGGCCGTGAGGTATACCAGCAGGCGCAGCGCACTTTGGCTGAACTGTCGCAGCTGGAGCAGCACCTGGCCACCGACAACCCCTTTTCCGGCCCCATCCGCTTCGCGTCACCGGGCAGCCTGGGGCTGAAACTCTATCCTGAGCTGTTGGGAATGCAGCAGCAACACCCTGGATTGACCATAGAGTACACCTTCGCCCCCAATGAAGGGGTGGAGCGAGAACTGCTCAATCGAAACCTGGACCTGGGCCTGATCACCCGGCTGGGGGACAAGCCGGACCTGGCCTATCGCCCTTTTGGGGAGGAACCGCTCTATCTGGTCACCCCGGCTGAGGTAACCAATCCCAGTTGGGAGGATCTGATGCGACTGGGGTACAACGAGCATCCGGATGGAGAGCACCACATCAGCATGTTACTGGGTGCCAACTTCAAAGAGTTTCAGCAGCTCAGCCAACTGCCCAAGCGGGGATTCTGCAACCACATCGGCATGCTGCTGGCCCCTGTGGCCAAGGGATTGAGCTTCACCGTCCTGCCCAAGTACGCGGTGGAAGCCTTCGCCGAACTGGAGAAGGTGGCGATCCACCCGTTGGAAACCCCGGTGTGCGAGCCTATCTATCTGGTGTACCGCCGCCATCAACCCCAACCCACCCGGGTCAGGCATGTTATCGACACCATAGAGCCCCTGCTCAACCCCTAG
- a CDS encoding EAL domain-containing protein, with product MDGEGQLSEVGKLSGSLTETKLLEYLEVIRVLFANSTDMMWVLFGDRFIWSNAESARQLGFDSPDNLVGLSPGDISPELQPGGTSSYERALEEIQCAIDLGHHRFEWFHQHTNGDLIPCEIILTAIPLVNDVALLATGRNLSLVKEVEQRLKRSQFVDVLTGLPNRRALVKSLETQLSEPSGPLSLVCIGLDQFKRINEEFGFRTGDKVLKLVARRLAGRVGEQGDLGRFHGDTFVVVLPGKTQAQALQWAEALLEFLGEPISLASFTLGIQCSLGVAHLKESEDARTLLQHAESAMFQAKRSSGPRLCCYSARLAAEQAQERNLVNEIRDALERKEFFLVYQPVFHLDSGLITGAEALLRWRHPLRGVLSPDAFIEQAEQSGQIVEMGRQVLEMACVQMRRWLDLGLPLKQVSINISVRQIENGDLVESMLDTLERHRIPPECMEVEVTESMLLQQGKAMAAQLWKLRQAGVAIAIDDFGTGYSSFGRLKTLPVDRVKIDRSFVRELENDERNASIIQAIIALAHNLEMVVTAEGIETDYQYQFLRSQRCEAGQGYLISPPVAPVRFEHLVRQRWQQFSRPPVETD from the coding sequence ATGGACGGTGAAGGACAGCTTTCTGAGGTAGGCAAACTGAGCGGCTCGCTTACCGAGACGAAACTGCTGGAGTACCTGGAGGTGATCCGGGTGCTGTTTGCCAACTCCACCGACATGATGTGGGTGCTCTTTGGTGACCGCTTCATCTGGAGCAACGCGGAATCGGCACGGCAACTGGGCTTTGATTCTCCTGACAACCTGGTAGGCCTGTCGCCCGGAGACATCAGCCCCGAGCTGCAGCCCGGTGGCACCTCGTCCTACGAGCGCGCCCTGGAGGAGATCCAGTGCGCCATCGATTTGGGCCACCACAGGTTTGAGTGGTTCCATCAGCACACCAACGGCGATCTCATTCCCTGTGAGATCATCCTCACCGCCATCCCCCTGGTCAACGACGTGGCCCTGCTGGCCACAGGTCGTAATCTCAGCCTGGTGAAAGAGGTGGAGCAGAGACTGAAGCGCTCCCAGTTTGTGGACGTGCTCACCGGTTTGCCCAATCGCCGGGCTCTGGTGAAGTCGCTGGAAACCCAGTTGTCCGAACCTTCGGGACCACTGAGCCTGGTCTGTATCGGCCTGGATCAGTTCAAACGCATCAACGAGGAGTTCGGTTTCAGGACAGGGGATAAGGTGCTTAAGCTGGTGGCCAGGCGGCTGGCGGGCCGGGTTGGGGAGCAGGGCGATCTGGGCCGATTCCACGGTGACACCTTCGTGGTGGTGTTACCGGGAAAGACTCAGGCCCAGGCGCTGCAATGGGCCGAGGCCCTGCTGGAGTTCCTCGGCGAGCCCATCTCTCTGGCCAGCTTTACTCTGGGGATTCAGTGCAGTCTGGGGGTGGCTCACCTCAAGGAGTCGGAAGACGCCCGTACCCTGTTGCAACACGCCGAGAGCGCCATGTTTCAGGCCAAGCGCAGCTCAGGTCCCAGGCTCTGCTGCTACAGTGCCAGGCTGGCGGCGGAACAGGCCCAGGAGCGCAACCTGGTCAACGAGATTCGTGATGCCTTGGAGCGCAAAGAGTTTTTCCTGGTGTACCAGCCGGTGTTCCATCTGGACAGCGGCCTGATCACCGGTGCCGAGGCCTTGCTCAGATGGCGCCACCCCCTGCGAGGTGTGCTCTCCCCCGATGCCTTCATTGAGCAGGCTGAGCAGAGCGGCCAGATCGTGGAGATGGGACGCCAGGTGCTGGAGATGGCCTGTGTTCAGATGCGCCGTTGGCTGGACCTGGGGCTGCCCCTCAAGCAGGTGAGCATCAATATCTCTGTGCGTCAGATTGAAAACGGCGATCTGGTGGAGTCGATGCTGGACACCCTGGAGCGCCACCGTATCCCTCCAGAGTGCATGGAGGTGGAGGTCACCGAATCCATGCTGTTGCAGCAGGGTAAGGCGATGGCGGCCCAACTGTGGAAGCTGCGCCAGGCCGGCGTGGCCATTGCCATCGATGACTTCGGTACCGGTTACTCCTCCTTCGGCCGGTTGAAAACCCTGCCGGTGGACAGGGTGAAGATCGACAGAAGTTTTGTCCGTGAGCTGGAAAATGACGAGCGCAACGCTTCCATCATTCAGGCGATCATTGCCCTGGCTCACAATCTGGAGATGGTGGTGACCGCCGAGGGGATCGAAACCGACTATCAGTATCAGTTTCTGCGCAGTCAGCGCTGCGAAGCGGGGCAGGGTTACCTCATCAGCCCACCTGTGGCACCGGTCCGTTTCGAACACCTGGTGCGCCAGCGTTGGCAACAGTTCAGCCGGCCTCCGGTGGAAACCGACTAG
- a CDS encoding amidohydrolase translates to MRPLIAALALCVSLPAAADTLLVDNVNGYTLTENGLSQFGALMVKDGKVVDTGARGAFTQADRRLDGQGMTLLPGLTDAHGHIMGQGYLQSDLNLTGVSSKAEALARIKAYAEANPQAQWIRGRGWNQELWPDRAFPSAEDLDAIIKDKPVWLRRVDGHAGWANSKALSLAGIKDNTKDPDGGQISRNSQGKADGILVDNAMSLIEEKIPARTEQEKRVALDVALKQLSSLGLTGVHDAGVGYDTLALYQAKDANGTLPLRIYAMLSDVDTLSRVAGPYQGDHLVARSVKLYADGALGSRGAALLDDYSDMKGHRGLLIHPVPELKKRIKAVIDRGFQANVHAIGDRGNREVLRAMAQFGDASQRNRIEHLQVVAPEDFDAIKSAGIIASMQPTHATSDMNMAEDRLGPVRIHGAYAWRTVLDKGIPLAAGSDFPIESANPFWGLYSAVARQDHQGQPEKGWYPEQALTREEALHAFTLGAAYAAFQETQLGSLEPGKAADFILVDRDYFKVPAHQIWQTRVLATYLDGEAVFVAEEFEQQ, encoded by the coding sequence ATGCGCCCCCTGATAGCAGCCCTGGCCCTGTGCGTCTCCCTGCCCGCCGCCGCAGACACCCTGCTGGTGGACAACGTCAACGGCTATACCCTGACTGAAAATGGCCTCAGCCAGTTTGGTGCCCTGATGGTCAAGGACGGCAAGGTGGTGGACACCGGTGCCCGGGGCGCATTTACCCAGGCGGACCGTCGCCTTGACGGACAAGGGATGACGCTGCTGCCCGGGCTTACCGACGCCCATGGGCACATCATGGGCCAGGGTTACCTGCAATCCGATCTTAACCTGACCGGTGTCAGCAGCAAGGCGGAGGCCCTGGCCAGGATCAAAGCCTATGCCGAGGCCAATCCCCAGGCCCAGTGGATACGTGGCCGGGGCTGGAATCAGGAGCTGTGGCCCGACCGCGCCTTCCCCAGCGCCGAGGATCTGGATGCCATCATCAAAGACAAGCCGGTATGGCTGCGCCGGGTCGATGGCCATGCGGGCTGGGCCAACTCCAAGGCCCTGAGCCTGGCGGGCATTAAAGACAACACCAAAGATCCCGACGGCGGGCAGATCAGCCGCAACAGCCAAGGCAAGGCCGATGGCATTTTGGTGGACAACGCCATGTCTTTGATTGAGGAGAAGATCCCCGCCCGTACTGAGCAGGAGAAACGGGTGGCCCTGGATGTGGCACTCAAGCAGCTCTCCAGCCTGGGACTGACCGGCGTCCACGATGCCGGCGTGGGCTACGACACCCTGGCCCTCTATCAGGCCAAGGATGCCAACGGCACCCTGCCCCTGCGCATCTACGCCATGCTCTCGGACGTAGACACCCTGAGCCGGGTGGCGGGCCCCTATCAGGGCGACCACCTGGTGGCCCGCTCCGTCAAACTCTACGCCGATGGCGCCCTGGGCAGCCGCGGCGCCGCCCTGTTGGATGACTACAGCGACATGAAGGGTCATCGAGGCCTGCTGATCCATCCGGTACCCGAGCTGAAAAAGCGCATCAAGGCGGTCATCGACCGCGGCTTCCAGGCCAATGTTCACGCCATCGGCGATCGCGGCAACCGAGAGGTGCTGAGGGCGATGGCCCAGTTTGGCGACGCGAGTCAGCGAAACCGCATCGAACACCTGCAGGTGGTGGCCCCGGAGGACTTTGATGCCATCAAGTCCGCCGGCATCATCGCCTCCATGCAGCCCACCCACGCCACCTCGGACATGAACATGGCGGAGGACCGGCTGGGCCCGGTGCGCATTCATGGTGCCTACGCCTGGCGCACCGTGCTGGATAAGGGGATCCCCCTGGCCGCCGGCTCCGATTTTCCCATTGAGTCAGCCAACCCCTTCTGGGGACTCTATTCCGCGGTGGCCCGTCAGGATCATCAGGGCCAGCCAGAGAAAGGCTGGTATCCGGAGCAGGCTCTGACCCGGGAGGAAGCGCTGCACGCCTTTACTCTGGGGGCCGCCTATGCCGCCTTCCAGGAGACGCAACTGGGCTCCCTGGAACCCGGAAAGGCCGCCGACTTCATTCTGGTGGACAGGGATTACTTCAAGGTGCCGGCCCATCAGATCTGGCAGACCCGGGTGCTGGCCACCTACCTGGACGGCGAAGCGGTGTTTGTTGCCGAGGAGTTTGAACAGCAGTAG
- a CDS encoding VRR-NUC domain-containing protein, with protein METLVTSEGAELASDYYLTNFQTLTEEVRRRSAHLLSPEETRWLRRFDGLERTQQCLLVRLLSRKGPLFRLDKLSYAEIPDLAGCAQALVETELAAWHPISNWTELGGLCTKAELLAMAPDANPKLRKPELLDSLKSQPLPSHRLQVLNLKGSSILDTLRLLYFGNLHQDLAQFVVTDLGIQRFESYPITADGLAIDSREALETWLSLGELAKACHLCLERRNPDGLLELAPRLPDPLPWPEIERKRQRLALLFAREWERREQFDQALMLYDQTALPPSRERQARIALKLEQTEPALRQVTRMLQAPQDEQEATVGARLGKQLARQGHWHWSPLPAHKVRQQALTLSDNGERVELQVAQHYQAQGWQVFYCENSLLNGLLGLVIWPALFEPVPGAFLNPYQMGPRDLYRAQFAEHRRKRLDKELRHWRPKQLLARYRDKQGILNPLVQWDWFPIELAELALATLPRSLLDACFQRQLFDLRGNRSGHPDLFMAKESQARWLEVKGPGDRLQDNQTRWMRFLEDQGADVAVCQVKFE; from the coding sequence ATGGAAACGCTTGTTACATCAGAGGGCGCCGAACTGGCGTCCGATTACTACCTGACCAACTTTCAGACGCTGACGGAGGAGGTGCGCCGCCGCAGTGCACACCTGCTCAGTCCTGAAGAGACGCGGTGGCTGCGCCGCTTCGACGGTCTGGAACGCACCCAGCAGTGCCTGCTGGTCAGACTGCTCTCTCGCAAAGGCCCCCTGTTTCGCCTGGACAAGCTCAGTTACGCCGAGATCCCCGACCTGGCAGGATGCGCCCAAGCCCTGGTGGAGACCGAGCTAGCAGCTTGGCACCCGATCAGCAACTGGACTGAGCTGGGCGGCCTGTGCACCAAGGCTGAATTGCTGGCCATGGCGCCGGACGCCAATCCCAAGCTGCGCAAACCGGAACTGCTGGACAGCTTGAAGTCTCAGCCTTTACCCAGTCACCGGTTACAGGTTCTGAACCTGAAAGGTTCGTCGATTCTGGACACGCTCAGGCTGCTCTACTTTGGCAATCTCCACCAGGATCTGGCCCAATTTGTGGTGACGGACCTTGGCATTCAGCGCTTCGAGTCCTACCCCATCACCGCCGACGGGCTGGCGATCGACTCCCGAGAAGCCCTTGAGACCTGGCTGTCATTGGGCGAGCTGGCCAAGGCATGCCACCTCTGCCTGGAGAGGCGAAATCCCGACGGGCTGCTTGAACTGGCCCCCAGGCTGCCAGATCCTCTGCCCTGGCCGGAGATTGAGCGCAAACGTCAGAGGTTAGCACTGCTGTTCGCCAGAGAGTGGGAGCGCCGGGAGCAGTTCGACCAGGCGCTGATGCTCTATGATCAGACTGCCCTGCCTCCGTCGCGAGAGCGCCAGGCGCGCATCGCCCTGAAGCTGGAGCAGACTGAGCCAGCCCTGCGCCAGGTCACCCGGATGCTCCAAGCCCCTCAGGATGAGCAGGAAGCCACGGTCGGTGCCCGGTTGGGCAAGCAGCTGGCTCGTCAGGGCCACTGGCACTGGTCGCCTTTGCCCGCCCACAAGGTGCGGCAGCAGGCTTTGACCCTGTCCGACAATGGAGAGCGGGTGGAATTGCAGGTGGCCCAGCATTATCAGGCCCAGGGATGGCAGGTGTTTTACTGCGAAAACAGCCTGCTTAACGGCCTGCTGGGGCTGGTCATCTGGCCTGCCCTGTTTGAGCCGGTGCCCGGCGCCTTCCTCAATCCCTACCAGATGGGCCCCAGAGATCTGTACCGCGCCCAGTTTGCCGAGCACCGCCGCAAGCGGCTCGACAAAGAGTTGCGCCATTGGCGGCCGAAGCAACTGCTGGCGCGGTACCGCGACAAGCAGGGGATTCTGAACCCTCTGGTGCAGTGGGACTGGTTTCCCATTGAGCTGGCCGAGCTGGCCCTGGCGACGCTGCCAAGGTCGCTGCTCGACGCCTGTTTCCAGAGGCAGTTGTTTGACTTAAGGGGCAATCGCAGCGGCCACCCCGACCTGTTTATGGCCAAAGAGAGCCAGGCACGCTGGCTTGAGGTAAAGGGGCCGGGAGACCGGCTGCAGGACAACCAGACACGCTGGATGCGCTTTCTGGAGGATCAAGGGGCCGACGTTGCCGTCTGCCAGGTCAAATTCGAGTAA
- a CDS encoding DUF808 domain-containing protein, whose amino-acid sequence MAGASLLTLLDDIAALLDDVALMSKVAAKKTAGVLGDDLAVNAEQVSGVKADRELPVVWAVAKGSMMNKGILVPAALAISAFIPWLITPLLMLGGLFLCFEGAEKVLEMLSKEGHQAPKDLSGEDQHQYEQTKIKGAIRTDFILSAEIIVLTLGVVAAAPFVTQLSTLATIAVLMTIGVYGLVAVIVKIDDAGLYLSQRPSSVSQSIGRLLLAAAPKLMKSLSLVGTIAMFLVGGGILTHGVHLISEWISEAAAETALIPAIGQIVSAVVPTLLNGLTGLLAGFVLVGALHLVQKVKG is encoded by the coding sequence ATGGCAGGAGCCAGCCTTCTAACCCTTCTCGATGATATCGCCGCTCTTCTGGATGACGTGGCCCTGATGAGCAAGGTCGCCGCCAAAAAAACCGCCGGCGTCCTGGGAGACGACCTGGCGGTCAACGCCGAGCAGGTCTCAGGCGTAAAGGCCGACCGTGAACTGCCCGTGGTGTGGGCGGTCGCCAAAGGGTCGATGATGAACAAGGGGATACTGGTGCCCGCCGCCCTGGCCATCAGTGCCTTTATCCCCTGGCTTATCACCCCACTGCTGATGCTGGGGGGTCTGTTTCTCTGCTTCGAAGGGGCCGAAAAGGTGTTGGAGATGCTCTCCAAGGAGGGGCATCAGGCCCCGAAAGATCTCAGCGGTGAAGATCAGCACCAGTATGAGCAGACCAAGATCAAGGGCGCCATCCGTACCGACTTTATCCTGTCGGCGGAGATCATCGTCCTCACCCTGGGCGTCGTCGCCGCCGCCCCCTTTGTCACCCAGCTGTCGACCCTGGCAACCATCGCCGTGCTGATGACCATCGGCGTTTACGGCCTGGTGGCGGTGATCGTCAAAATCGACGATGCCGGCCTCTATCTGAGCCAGCGCCCCTCATCGGTCAGCCAGAGCATCGGACGGCTGTTGCTGGCTGCGGCCCCCAAACTGATGAAGTCCCTCTCCCTGGTGGGCACCATCGCTATGTTCCTGGTGGGCGGCGGCATCCTCACCCACGGCGTGCACCTCATCAGTGAGTGGATCTCCGAAGCCGCCGCGGAAACCGCGCTGATCCCCGCCATCGGTCAGATCGTCTCTGCCGTGGTCCCCACCCTGCTCAATGGCCTGACCGGTTTGCTGGCCGGCTTTGTGCTGGTGGGTGCTCTGCATCTGGTACAGAAGGTGAAAGGCTAA